GATCATGAGGATTTTCTGTCCAATCTAGATGAATTAAGTGGTTGATATGACCCATCAGTACTGAATTGAGGATATGGTATACACCACTTAATTTGTGTTTATTTCTTGTCTATtctagtaattatatatatagagtttggACAGAAATTTGGAGAGATATTATATTAAGGAAGATACTAAAGATCTATCACAATTCCAATCAAAGCAACAAATTAGAGCAAATCAGTTTAGCAGTAAATCAAGGATTGTAAATACTGTCTGTTTTTATTGTCTGTGTAAATGCTTTATATTTCCATAGACAGCACGTTGTATATTCCCATAGATAGCTCATCAGAACTTGTATTTAAAACACAATGTGAATAACAATTTTTGTGTTACAAAATCAAAACTAGAGCAGTGTTTTCCTCTTTATATTAATCACCTAATTTCAtccatttaattatttttgaaataaattgtTGGAATTTAAGAGTTTTTGCTAACACATGAATGACCAAATTTGTCCGCAAGCTTCTAACATGATCAAACATAGTCCTGTACGTAGACTCTTGATCAAGTGATTATAATCGCATGATAAGATCTTATTTATAAGAGAATTTAgtttgtaaatataaatttttgttctacatatatatatatatatatatattatacaagaGGATTAAGGGTTCGAATTCTAATTTTCTATTTAGACAAGTGGACTATCTGTCATCAGTCCTTCAGATTCTTTTTAatatgagaaattctattttcaGTTCCTAAGTGGAGACTGTATATGCTGAccctttattaaatgagaaaaaatatcattttagaatgaatatttttataattttaaaaaattttaaaaataaaattacttatatCTACATTGTAATCCCTATTTAAAAACTTTACGCAGCAttgcttttttaatatatatatatatatatatatatttgaaatgcCCGTATCGTCCTCATGATTTGGAATAGGAAGAAATATTATCCTAATTAATTGAGAGCATTCTTATTGGATTATCtaaatgaaaatgtaaaatttacataatatgacatgattttatatttgGCTATTCTACTCAAAACTTATTtccacattggattatccatctattagtcaaaataataataaaatattataaatttaataattttttttaaatttttactattaatttttttctaaattaggagcttatatgaaaatataatattattttttattaaatgatataGAGAAATAATACAGGAGGAAGAATGAGAATAGAGAGGGAAATTAGAGGGAAattagagggagagagagtgtgtataaaaatattatttttcattcatttaaatgtgaaataataacaatcaaatttgattgtaaactttaattttattgtaactaaaaatcaaaaattttgaaattaaataatttaatatagaatatttttaaattttattagttaaatttctTATTAGATTTGTATTTACGAGTATATTCCGAGCGAGAGAAATTAAACAAGGTATATAAAGTCGGAATCTGCATTAATGCATACAATAAATGACTGTAGTACtggattttaatattttatggggCCGGCATGGATTATGCACTCCCGAATTTTGTGCAAACGATGATAGTGTTAGAACTTAGGTACCATTGGTTGGTATTGCAGTACAACATTTTGGCAAATATCATTATTCATAAGTATTAAATCGATGTACTCTAAATAtctttatcaataaataaataaaatgataggttctattattaaaaattaattattttttatataaatttaatattttatttattttttaaaaataatgtagAATTAAATTAACAGTAACAAatatcttttcttaaaatatatatatatatatatatatatatataaatagatgaaTCAATAAAGCGGGGAATGCAGATACATATATTCTAGAGGTTGGACCAGTCACGATCGAGCTGCTTAAAAGGTCTAAAAAGCCGTAGGAATGGGACTAGTTATGCTGGTCCCCTAGTTAATAATTGAATCTAGggtatcttcttttcttttttcacataaaaaaataaaaataaaaatgctgtATCGATCCAGTGATATTCCACCTGCTCGATCTAGTTCTTATCCTGGCTGCTGCATTCGCTACGCTATCTTTCATGAGTTTATAAGAAACATTAGCTTGAGATGATCATTAATTATTTAGGATTGTAAGATAAAAACTACATATTAGAATACGTGATAGAAACTAGAAATTAAAGAACAATCTTATAAGCAAAGAGATGCATGGGTTGGTCTGAGTACTACACTGAAACAACTAGATCGAGATCAAGATTTTCCTGGCTCGGCCCTCTAACTTTGCAAGCAAAAGAAACTTCTTTGCCCCTTAATGCCATAATGATACATAtagaaagatgaagataaaaaaaaaaaaaaaaaaaaaaaaaaaaaaaaaaaaaaaaaaaaaaaaagagaaaaaactcTCCTACTGTTCGATTGAGCAGGATGGAGGAAGGGAGTACTTCTTACTTGGAGAAGGAGGGATGCATCATGCATGTGCACGATCAAGGCTCATGatcttggttttgtttttgggagAGATGATCAAGAAAAGAGGTAGGGGAGAACTATTCCTagaaaaaagtattattttccCTATTTGGAAAACAAACATGTTCTGGTGGAATAACACGAGGGAGGCCACTTCAAACCAAAAGCCTTTTTGGAAATTCTACCCTCACGTTAAAGTTGTCTAACAAGTTGCCTATTCCTATTCTTCTTGACACTTGTACACATGGAAAACACTAATTAGATGGGACCATGCTCCAACAGTCAAGCTACCATGGAATCTAGGCCTTTCAATccatgaaacttttttttttcttttttggttgaaCTCCTCAAATATATATGGTGTTGAGCTTAGTTAATTTGGAAGCTTCTGTTTAATGGAATTTGTAAGCATACGACTTCATTTAGCCAATTAGGGAAAACTTCAAATCTCAGATGTTAGTTGAATGGTGAGGTCCCATTGGCCTTCCTATCCAAACGCAGTCCACAAAGTTCCTCCTATCTATCTAtctgtcaatatatatatatatatatattctttcatcAGAAACCTACATGAAGGTCCCATGAAATTACTGGATCCGTGGGAAAAACAGAGTAAGTTTCATGTTAGCATGTAATGTCAAGATCCAATGATAAGGTATCCTAAGCATAACCCGTGCATATGCATGCAGAGTTTTTCAATTGGGAGTTGAAAGTTGCTTAATTTGTGGCAATGATCCAATGATAAAAAAAGACGAGTGAAGAAATCTACCATGGCTTTTAAATATCTAAATATCCATTTattgtctatatatatagtaccaaTTGAAGATATACATCTCCTGAGAATACTAAGAATATATAGGTGTAATATCGATCCATATGGTTTGTGAACTCTTAATGTTTCCATTAAACCAATCGTAATTAACACTTGACATGTGGAGACGAATTAATTGTTGAAAGGCTTGTATTGTGCAATCAATGGAAATGCTACCAGACGTGGATCGCTGGATGCCAAAGCTGTGAAAAGACTTTCAATGTGATATTTTATGAGAGACAGACGGACCCCTCTTTTGTTGATTTCCATGATTTTCCATGCCCTAAATTTTCTTAATGGCGTGCAAATCTTTCATCTCAGACCCTACCACAAAGCACCGAGTCTTCAACAATATGTTTATCTCAGCCAGGTTTGTAATTCCTACTTCAATCATTTATGTTCCATCATCCATTTATATAGATGAGAGCTTTCTCATGTGTATGACCCACAGTGCTTTAAAGACATTTCGGCTGTTGATCCCTAATGCATGTATTGTCTGTCAGTAATAGAATTCACTCGACTCTTGGAGCTATATATGGCGCTTTCATTCTGCCCCTttcattagagagagagagagagagagagagagagagagtttattATTCAACAGTGTGGTACCAGTACcataaatgaatatataatgATTACGAAAGGAGGCAAAGCACAGGACAAAAAGTACCTCTTGGTGATGGAACGACCACCCAAACAATGACGGAGCAGATCACTGTAGGCTCTGTCGACCATCTTTCTTCTCCTAAATCCGTTTAGTTATAcagtttaaaaggaaaaaattattttaaataataataaataaaatattattataatatattttttaatattaatcttatattaaaattaaaaaaattaattaacttactatattttatataaaaatttaaaataattataataattaaataaaataaaattatttcattttaattaagcAATCTAGGACTTAATTAAAGCGGAAACAATTAaggatgtaaaaaataaaatgataaactgATAAATTGGATTGGACCAGACcaaattgatgtgattggtccaGTTCCGAATTTAGTTCGATTCTGtatcgattttatttttcttaaaataggtaaaaatgatccggtttcaatttttctttttctaaaaccagatCAGACCGAACCGGATcatatgtatataatttttttaaaattttttctattgtatataatttttatatataatatataattatatataaaatagttttgtattatatgataaattactaattaatataatattaaattttaaaatcttatattattttgtttattgtattaatagttatactaatattagagcattctcatctcattcttCATCCCATCCTTATaaattaactcaaaatcacctttcctcaaatttttccctaaattttattcatctttcaaaaacctcctacatctcattctccatccctatctctattctattaaataatatttttttattctttttttattacttttttctttcacttctatttacaaatttaactactcaatattttttcttattttttgaactattattctagtgaatattttaaacaaaaatttaaattatttttttgtgaatatgataatatttttaaaattaatttttatatattttcgtaattaattaaattatttttaaaattattatttaaaactataataaatatgagtatgagagaaagtgtagatgattaaaaaattatttattttatatattagaataaaatattgataaaaatgatttaaaaaataaatagtgaaTCTCTAAATATGGGGACTTACTATTTATTccctaaacatttttttaaaaatagggaTCCGGATGTAGagaatattttaatcaaaatcTTATAATAAACCGATTTAAAAAGATAACGGGTAAATaatcgattttaaaaaatataaaactatatatattaattcgattctaaattctatttaaaatagATCGAACCAGACAGTTTAGACCCTTAGAAACAACGATACAAGACTACGATAGGtacatccatccatccatcgaTGATCTCTCCCGGTGTACGTATAATTAcccttgctagctagctagtctcCTCTTTCCTTCCTCTCATTAATTTCTACGCTCGCTCGCTAGCTATTTCAAAGCAAGATGCGCAGCATGGCCAGTTCCACCTCCGCCCGAGGCATCGCGGCCATTGTCGGCGTGGGACCGAAGCTCGGCCGCTCCATCGCTCGCAAGTTCGCTCACGAGGGCTACACCGTCGCCATCCTATCTCGCGACTTCGGTACCGtgattatatagactatatgtCCCATTCCCTTCTCTCTTACTTTCCATGTAATTCAGATAGCATCGAAGAGATCGGTCCAATTTTCTCATATCAAACAGTTGTACGTTTTGTTTCTGGGTCTTCCATTTCCTCTCTTGTTACTAATAATTGGCCGTGGAGAATATACATATACTTTTTTAGGGAGATTGTCGAGGTTTGCGGAGGAGATAGCGATGGAGGAGAAAGCGCAAGTGTTTGCGATACGAATCGACTGCTCGGACTCAAAGAGTGTGACGGAGGCATTCGAAGGGGTTCTCTCGCTGGGATTTGTGGAAGTTTTGGTGTACAATGCGTACCAGCCTGTGTCTTCGCACCCCAACAACTTCGCCGGCATCCGCATCGACTCCTTTGAGAAGTCCCTCGCGGTCTCTTCCGTTGGTGCCTTCCACTGCGCCCAACAGGTATTGTATATATACACCCTAACTCTTCAATCCCCACGAGCCCTTTGGCTTTGGTTGCCCTCTGCTGGCTCCAGGTTGCTCAGCTATGGCGTCGACGTTTCCTTAATTTTCTCGGGAACCAAGcaatattttatgtgaagctctttttttcttttttaatttcctgGGTTTGATTTcatttataagtttataactttgTTGCTTCTATAAAATTGGGAAGGTTCTTCCAGTCATGGTGGAAAAAGGAAGAGGGACAATTTTATTCACGGGCTGTTCAGCTTCTCTCAACGGCATTGCTGGTTTCTCTGAGCTATGTACGTAATCTctggttttcttttcttgttttctcttctttttctattcCAATCACTTCAGGAATCAGATTACAATATCAATAAATGATCAGTTAAAAGATTCCCCTTTTTATAGTGCTATCAATGAATGATCATttcccattttttattttttgtactttGTATGGAATGAGACAGGTTGTGGAAAATTCGCGTTGAGGGCACTATCGCAATGTCTGGCAAGGGAGTTCCAACCTTTGGGTGTACACGTCGCCCATGTTGTCATTGACGGTGTCGTTGGCCCACCAAGGTTCTTTCATCTCTTTCTTTCACTGTTTACTTTCTCACATAGATTTGGAATCtaatgtctatgctgctgcaaGTATTCTCtctctgcatatatatatatagatagacaCGAgtacttttcctttttctttttttcttttttttcttttttctccttcacTTTTCCTGTCAAACGTTGCCATCAACCAAACATTGCTTTGATTGAGAAATTAAGTGAATCGTGAAAAGAAAGTGGAATTTACAGAGTGAGGCTATCAGCATCGTCGCAGAGGGCGTTGGTTGGGGAACAAGAGAACGGAGGAGGGGATGCATCAATGGACCCAGACGCGCTGGCTTTAAACTACTGGCACCTGCACGTTCAGGACCGGGCCGCTTGGACCCAAGAGCTCGATCTACGAGCCTCCTTTAATCCCAGATCCTTCTAGTAATACCACTGCCTCCGATATCTTAATAAGTTGCCACTCTGTATGTGTGATTCCAAGCCTCCGACCCTACATGCAATATACACTCTTCCATGTGGCCGGGAATAAGTTAAAATGTGTTGGATACTTTCTAGCCACCTGCTAGATCGGTCACATTATTGATTACTCGCATTATTGTTTATCTCCTTTTgtatttattcaaatattagaCATGTTATAATTAGATGCATGTTTTAATTTTCTCCTTGAACTGTGACTTTGGGTGTGTACTGTATATATAGTATGGGATCAAATGAAAGATGTTGCAATGGTTCAATTATTATTTCTGGTTGGTTAATCTGCCAGATCTACTTTAGCGAAGATCCAAATGGAAAAAGTAGAGGTAGAATTTTGAACCGGAAAACCAGCCAGGACCGGTCGGTTGGTGCGGTTCTGGACTCATTCCATGATTCCACAAACCAGATTAACTTGGTCGGATTCCGATTCTAGGTTTTTCGGAACCGAACCAGATCggttcatgtatatataaaataaattttaatattatataaaatattttttatatataatatataattatatatgaaataattttatattatgatttataacatgaaattttaatattaaacatgaagatttgtttgatcatatattattaatataatatatatatatatatatattaattacattttatggcctaataaattctcaacatattctttttaataaacaCATAATATATtggtaatactaatatacattagtatattaattacatttcacTTTAATTAACTAGTATACGTTAGTATGGtagattaattatattttatcattttatataataatactaatactatattattaaataactataactaatactaatatatagttatactaattagtGATTCACTATAACTAAATtgctataactatatattattatatagtattaatatcactATTAGTATAATagatagtattagtaataatttactatcaatatattattatattctataatgtataataaacagtttttgttttttttttttaaaaccatacCTCTATATTTCATTAACAAAATTCAACCAATACATTGTTTATCTTTGTCCAAACAAGTTACAATACAATCTGGAACTTCCTTAATCCAAACCTTTTCCTCTTTTAATCTTAAAGCTTCCTTTACTAAAGTATGAGCCACATTATTCTTTTCCTTATATGCAAATTGTATAGACCAGTCTGGTCTATTTGCTAGAACAAACCGTATATCTTCAACTATAGAACCACCATAGGACAAATCTTCCTCATTACTTAT
This genomic interval from Carya illinoinensis cultivar Pawnee chromosome 2, C.illinoinensisPawnee_v1, whole genome shotgun sequence contains the following:
- the LOC122296436 gene encoding 3-oxoacyl-[acyl-carrier-protein] reductase FabG-like isoform X1 — encoded protein: MISPGLFQSKMRSMASSTSARGIAAIVGVGPKLGRSIARKFAHEGYTVAILSRDFGRLSRFAEEIAMEEKAQVFAIRIDCSDSKSVTEAFEGVLSLGFVEVLVYNAYQPVSSHPNNFAGIRIDSFEKSLAVSSVGAFHCAQQVLPVMVEKGRGTILFTGCSASLNGIAGFSELCCGKFALRALSQCLAREFQPLGVHVAHVVIDGVVGPPRVRLSASSQRALVGEQENGGGDASMDPDALALNYWHLHVQDRAAWTQELDLRASFNPRSF
- the LOC122296436 gene encoding 3-oxoacyl-[acyl-carrier-protein] reductase FabG-like isoform X2, whose protein sequence is MRSMASSTSARGIAAIVGVGPKLGRSIARKFAHEGYTVAILSRDFGRLSRFAEEIAMEEKAQVFAIRIDCSDSKSVTEAFEGVLSLGFVEVLVYNAYQPVSSHPNNFAGIRIDSFEKSLAVSSVGAFHCAQQVLPVMVEKGRGTILFTGCSASLNGIAGFSELCCGKFALRALSQCLAREFQPLGVHVAHVVIDGVVGPPRVRLSASSQRALVGEQENGGGDASMDPDALALNYWHLHVQDRAAWTQELDLRASFNPRSF